The DNA region CCACCGGGTGTGGCTGCTTTCGCAGGGTAACATGATCGCCAGCGGTGCGCGCGACCGGGTCCTTACCCCACCCAACCTTGCCCGCGCGTACAACATGTCGTTCCGCAGGCTGGATATAGAGGGCCATAAGATGCTGATTTCTACCGGGCAGACGTAACCGTTTCTTGCCTGTAGGCACAATTGCACGCTAAATTACGAAAAGAACAAAAAAAGCAGAGGATTCGTCTGGAAATGCGATTCTGGTTTCTCCTGATGACAGCACTTTTTCTTACGGGATGCAGCAGCCATCGTGCCCCGCCGCCTAACCCACGGCTTTCAGATTCGATCACCGTCATTGCTAGCCTGAACGATCAGCTGAGCAACTGGCGCGGCACGCCTTATCGCTACGGCGGCATGAGTCGCGGCGGCGTGGATTGCTCCGGCTTCGTTCTGATGACGTTTCGCGACAAGTTTGATTTACAGCTTCCGCGCGAAACGCGCAAGCAGGCGGAAATTGGCACTGAAATTGATAAAGACGATCTTCTGCCCGGAGACCTGGTTTTCTTCAAAACCGGCTCGGGTGAAAGCGGTCTCCACGTTGGCATATATGATACAGACAATCAGTTCATTCATGCCTCGACCAGTCGCGGGGTGATGCGCTCTTCTCTTGATAATGTTTACTGGCGTAAAAACTTCTGGCAGGCGCGACGTATATAGTCTTTGTCGGATACTTCTCTTATGGCGGCATGGTGAGTAATAAATCATGCCGTTTTTCTCAAATAAGATGCTTAAAGTTAAATTTACCTACAATTAGCGAATCCTGCATGTGTCTGTTTTATCTAAAACTGGCTATTATTTTGCAATCAGGATAAAATTATTTTAGATTCAGGGATAAATCTGAAAATTAATACGGAACTAATGAAATTAATCTTATTAAAATCAAGACAGTGGAATTGTGTCGGCAATTGCTCCAGGATGTCCTCTCTCATCTTTAATGCGGGGCAAGTGCAATGATTATTACGCTAGATAATGCTTACCAGTCTGAACTGCTGCTTCTGCCTGCTCGTAATAGCGCAGGTGAGCTTAAAGGTTTAGAAATTCTGGTTAACTTTACTGGCGTCGGCAGCGATGTGCGGATCCCCACTGAGCTTGTTATCCCTCGGCTTTCAGCGGCCGAAGAGTTAGCGTTGTTTAACGAAAAACTGCAATTGCTTGATACCTGTAAACTGTTTTTTATTCAGCATCAGTTAATTGCGTGGATCAATATTACGCCTACAATTGTTGAATTTTTATTAACTAATGGAAACGCTGTTTCAATCCTTGAACGTTATCCGTTTCTTGAGTTTACTGTTAATGAGAATTATCCAGGGTTAAATAACGGAAAGGACGATCTGCAGCTGGCGAGAATGGCGATCCATTTCCCGCTGGTTTTGGCTAACTTTGGCGCTGGCGCCGCGTCGCTCAAAGCGGTCTATGATGGATTATTTAAACGGGTTATTCTCGACAAAGGCTTCATCCAGCAGCGGGCTTCGGAGCTCTCTTTCGAGCCGTTTATGCGCGCTATTCTCTGGCAAATCACGCCTCACTGCCAGTCTGTGATCGTCTCAGGCATTGATGACCACGGCCTGCTGCAACGCGTGTTGCCCTTCAATTTTGGCGCTATGCAGGGCGCGCTCTGGCCTGCGGTCGCCGCGGAGCACGTCACGACGCTGGTTCAGCAGCGATAACCCTTGCTTTCGCCCGTGTTTAAGTCAGAGGAAACCCTCTACACTAAAAGCAGGAGGACTTATGACCCTGTCTTTTACTGCTTGCTGGCACGATGAGTTGCCGGAATTTTACACCGCACTCAAACCCACACCGTTACACCATTCACGCCTTATCTGGCATAACGATCGGCTGGCAGAAGAACTGGCCATTCCACCTGAGCTGTTTCAGCGCTCAGATAGCGCTGGCGTCTGGGGAGGCGAAACGCTTCTCGCCGGTATGCAACCCCTGGCTCAGGTCTATAGCGGACACCAGTTTGGCGTCTGGGCGGGACAGCTGGGCGACGGCCGGGGGATCCTGCTCGGTGAACAACAGCTGCCCAACGGGGAGACGGTTGACTGGCACCTGAAAGGCGCGGGCCTGACGCCCTATTCGCGAATGGGGGACGGGCGTGCGGTACTGCGGTCAACGATTCGCGAGTGTCTGGGCTGTGAAGCGATGCATGCGCTAGGGATCCCCACCACCCGCGCGCTCTCGATCGTCACCAGCGAGACGCCGGTTATGCGTGAATCCGTGGAAAAGGGCGCAATGCTGATGCGTATCGCACAGAGCCACCTGCGCTTTGGTCATTTCGAGCACTTTTACTATCGCCGCGAGCCGGAAAAGGTGCGCCAGCTGGCGGACTTTGCCATTCGTCACCACTGGGTGCATGTGCAGGATGAGGCGGATAAATACATTCTCTGGTTCAGGGATGTGGTTGCCCGCACCGCAACCCTGATTGCCCGCTGGCAAACGGTCGGCTTTGCCCATGGCGTCATGAATACGGACAACATGTCGCTTCTCGGGCTGACCTTTGATTACGGTCCGTTTGGCTTCCTGGACGATTATCAGCCTGGGTATATCTGCAACCACTCCGACTATCAGGGACGTTACAGCTTTGACAATCAGCCCGCGGTGGGCCTGTGGAACCTGCAGCGGCTTGCGCAAACCCTGTCGCCGTTTATCGACGTTGATGCTCTCAACGATGCGCTCGACAGCTATCAGGACATCTTGCTGCGAGAATATGGCACGCTGATGCGCAACAAGCTGGGGCTGATGACGCAGGAGAAAGGCGATAACGACCTTCTCAACGGTCTGTTTGCCCTGATGGCGCGCGAGGGCAGCGATTATACCCGTACCTTCCGGATGCTGGGCCAGACGGAGCAGCACAGCGCCGCCTCGCCGCTGCGCGATGAGTTTATTGACCGACAGGCGTTTGACGACTGGTTTGCATCCTACCGCGCGCGGCTGCAGCAGGAGCAGGTGGACGACGCGACCCGTCAGGCGAGTATGAATGCAGCGAATCCCGCGATGGTGTTGCGCAACTGGCTGGCGCAGCGGGCGATTGAGCAGGCAGAGCAGGGCGAGTACGGCGAGCTGCACCGTCTGCACGTGGCGTTGCGCACGCCGTTTGCCGACCGGGATGATGACTACGTCAGCCGCCCGCCCGACTGGGGCAAGCGGCTGGAGGTGAGTTGCTCAAGCTAGGGCGCGAGAAACACCTGCGGCGCGTCGTGAGCCGGATGGCTGCCGACGAGGACCTGCGCGCCGTACCAGCGGGCCAGCGCATCGGCCTGCAAAACGGTTTCCGGTTCTCCCTGGGAGACGATGCTGCCGCCATGCAGCAGCAGGATGCGGTCCGCCCACAGCGCCGCCAGATTCAGGTCGTGCAGC from Enterobacter chengduensis includes:
- a CDS encoding C40 family peptidase, which gives rise to MRFWFLLMTALFLTGCSSHRAPPPNPRLSDSITVIASLNDQLSNWRGTPYRYGGMSRGGVDCSGFVLMTFRDKFDLQLPRETRKQAEIGTEIDKDDLLPGDLVFFKTGSGESGLHVGIYDTDNQFIHASTSRGVMRSSLDNVYWRKNFWQARRI
- a CDS encoding EAL domain-containing protein; the encoded protein is MIITLDNAYQSELLLLPARNSAGELKGLEILVNFTGVGSDVRIPTELVIPRLSAAEELALFNEKLQLLDTCKLFFIQHQLIAWINITPTIVEFLLTNGNAVSILERYPFLEFTVNENYPGLNNGKDDLQLARMAIHFPLVLANFGAGAASLKAVYDGLFKRVILDKGFIQQRASELSFEPFMRAILWQITPHCQSVIVSGIDDHGLLQRVLPFNFGAMQGALWPAVAAEHVTTLVQQR
- the selO gene encoding protein adenylyltransferase SelO, encoding MTLSFTACWHDELPEFYTALKPTPLHHSRLIWHNDRLAEELAIPPELFQRSDSAGVWGGETLLAGMQPLAQVYSGHQFGVWAGQLGDGRGILLGEQQLPNGETVDWHLKGAGLTPYSRMGDGRAVLRSTIRECLGCEAMHALGIPTTRALSIVTSETPVMRESVEKGAMLMRIAQSHLRFGHFEHFYYRREPEKVRQLADFAIRHHWVHVQDEADKYILWFRDVVARTATLIARWQTVGFAHGVMNTDNMSLLGLTFDYGPFGFLDDYQPGYICNHSDYQGRYSFDNQPAVGLWNLQRLAQTLSPFIDVDALNDALDSYQDILLREYGTLMRNKLGLMTQEKGDNDLLNGLFALMAREGSDYTRTFRMLGQTEQHSAASPLRDEFIDRQAFDDWFASYRARLQQEQVDDATRQASMNAANPAMVLRNWLAQRAIEQAEQGEYGELHRLHVALRTPFADRDDDYVSRPPDWGKRLEVSCSS